The Sphingobacteriales bacterium genomic sequence ATTTTGTACGGAAAACCTAATGCCACCGAAAGCGAATTAATTGAAGCCACTAAAAAGGCAAATGCCTACGAATTTATTCAGCTATTGCCCGATGGTTTTAATACGATAGTTGGCGAGCGGGGTATTAAACTGTCGGGAGGGCAGCGCCAACGCATTGCCATTGCCCGCGCCATTCTTAAAAATCCGGATATTTTAATTTTAGACGAAGCTACCAGCTCGCTCGACGCCGAAAGCGAACACCTTGTTCAACAAGCATTAACCCAACTTATGCAGCACCGAACTACCATAATTATTGCCCACCGCTTGGCAACCATACGCCACACCGACCGTATTTATGTGCTCGAAAAAGGGCATATTGTTGAAGAAGGCTCGCACAACGATTTAATAGCAAAAAATAACGGTGTTTACCAAAATTTACTTAAATTACAAACCGATGCCTACGGCAATTTACAAGAAAATTACCTGCAAACAAACCCCGAAAACTTATTGATAGCTTAACGCAGCTGCCCCCGGTTTTATCCGGATAAGCAAAAACATCGGCCACTAACAACTACTAAAATGAATAATTTAACGGCTAACGAAAAAAAACTATTCCTGCAACTCAAACAATTTTTAAAAGGAAATAACGAGCAGCACAACGAAAATATAGATTTACTTTTTCCGGACACATGGGGGCTTTGGCAGCAAGTTTATGATACCTTTAAACGAGTGGCCGTAAAAGAAGAGGTTTTATTTAAACGCTCGTATGCCTATACCAATTTGTTGGCAAAACTGCGCCAAGCATTGTTAAACCGCAATGTTGCCCAACTACAGCAAACTTTAACAGAGTGGCAAGAAAAATTGCCCCCAATTAATATTTTAGAAACCCAAAAATCAGTAGCGTTAGCAAGTCAAACAGAGTTGCAACCCCTTAACAGTTTAATACGTATTGTTGGCGCAACCAACGCACATAGTTTGGTGGCTTTAGTGCTAAACCAACAAGTTTTATCTTATACCCATGCTAATGCAGGAGGCGTATTTGCCTTCGATATGGGCTTTCCGGAGTGTAAACAGTACGAAATTGATTTATATAATGTTCATTTCTTTTTTTTACCCAACCAGCACACCCATATTCAAATCACCTGCGATTAAAATTTCAAGAATCACCCAAGCGTAATCACTAATGTCTATTTATTATTTCAATGGCTACTTGGTATGATTTTTTGCCTTGGGACAGCGATTTTTTTTGGTTGCCAAATTGCCCAGGTTTCAACCAAACAATTACTGCGCGAGGGCTTAACTTATCCGGATGCTTTGGCCTTATTGCAGCAAAAAAATATAGATTTGGTCTATATTTTTGCCGATTCGCCTATTTTTTCGGCCTCAACTGTAGCAGGTTTTTCTCTATCCGGATATACGCTACAATTAACGGGCATCAGAAAAACCTACGCCAAACAATTAAGTTTACAGGTTTTGCCGTCCTATACACCTGTTTCCAAAATTTTGCCCTACCAACAAGCAACGGCAAGCAAAGAATTAACAAATTTATGTCAGCTTTGCGCGCCAACTTCGCGTTTTTATTTTGACCCTCGTTTATCCCGTCAAAAAATTGTTGAGATGTATGCAATTTGGCCGCAAAACGCCCTTAATTTAGGCAAAAAAATATTTGTTTACCAACACGAAGAACAATATTTAGGTATGGTTTGCATTGCCCTTAATGAAAATACAAATACTTATGGCAGCAACGAACTTATGAGCGTTAGCCCCAAAGCACAGCGGCAGGGCATTGCGCAGCAATTAATTACTTATTACGAACAATGGTTGTTAAAGCAGGGCATAACAAAAGTTTATACCGTAACGCACCAACACAACCCCGCCACCTGCGCCCTGTTTGAAAAAAACGGGTACAGCTTAGAAAACAAAATTTGGTGCTACCATGCGTGGCGCCAACAATAAAATAATGGTTCGCGTTTTAAAAAACGTCTAACTAAATAGGCAAACAAACTATGGGTTGGTTACAACTACGTCAATAGTACCATTTGAGCTTACCCAGTTTACCACAATACTTGAACTGCCTTGCCCCGATACAATAGTGCCGCCTGTTACCGTCCATTGGTAAATAAAACCCGCTTTGTTTTCGACCGAGTAGGTAGCAGTTACGCCCAAACAAGCTTCGGTTGGCCCGCTTATTACTGGCGAGGGTGTATCTTTTCCGTTTATAAAGATGGCACTCGAGGTGTTTGAACAATTATTAGTATTGGTAACTTTAACTTTATAGGAATTTATACCTTGTAAAACCGGATAAAATGGGTCGGATTGTGGTGTCTGTGCTACATTATTTACATAAAAAGTATAAGTAAAACCTTTACCTGCTTGTGCGTACACGTAGTCGCCCTCGCAAACTACCCCTCCGGGCGAAATTATCCGGGCAATAGGGTTACAGTCATTGGCTTCTGATATTTTATAAACTTTATTGCTGCTATGTCCGGCAATATACAACTCGCCATAAATATCTTCGCCTAAGCCAACATATTGGTAAGTATTAAAAACGCCCAAGTCGTAGCTGTCAAAACTGTTCGGGCCGTCGGGGTATAAAGCCCAAAAGCGCCCCGAGCAATAATCGGTTACTAAATAATAACCATACATATCGCCAAACTGCACCCCCCTATACACAAACCCACCCGTAATGGAGCAATTGCCGTTTGCGTGCGAAAACTCAAAAACGGGGTCGGTAAGTGTGCCCAGACCTACGCATGTGCCTGCATTATAGGTAGCAGTGCCCTCTTTACAACGCCAACCGTAGTTTATAGCCCCGGTTGAGGCCGCAGGTTGGTAATCTACCTCTTCGAGGTTACCTTGCCCCACGTCTCCAATCCACATATCGCCCAAAAGCGCATCAAAGCTAAAGCGCCAAGGGTTGCGTAAGCCAAGTGCCCAAATTTCTGGTAAAGTATCGGTTTGGCCGTAATAAGGGTTTGATGCTGGAATACCGTAAGGGTTGCCATTATCAACATCTATTCGCAACATTTTGCCCAAGTGCTCAAGTGGATTTTGTGCGTAGTTATCAGGGTCGCCGCCGCTACCGCCATCGCCCATGCCAATATACAAATAGCCGTCTGGGCCAAAGTTTATACAGCCGCCGTTGTGGTTCGAGTAAGGCTGGTCTATAACAAGCAAAATAAGTTCACTATCCGGAAGTGCTTTATTGGGGTCGTTTGGATCGCGTTCGTAGCGGGCAACAACTGTGGCGGCATCTGTTTCGCGGGTATAATTCACATATAAATATCCATTTGTAGCATAATCCGGATGAAAGGCCAAACCCAACAAGCCTTGTTCGTTGCCGTTGCTTTTAACCTTCGGGTCTATATCTAAGAAAGGCGTTGCGGTAACATTGCCATTCAAATCTACAATTTTAATTTTTCCCCCTTTTTGAACCGCAAACAAGCGTTCGTCGCCGCAGTTGGTAATATCTACCACTGTTGTTAGCCCACTGGCAAATTCAGTTAGCGTTATAGTTGGTTGCGCTTGCGTTTTTATTTTAACACTAAAAAGAAGAACAAAAAATAAGGTGAAAATTAGTCGCATATTATATACATTTATGTTTTAATTATTTGCGTGCTTTATAGTAAAGTTGTAGTAGCAAGGCAAAGATACAGTAAAAAACTAAAAAAAAGCAAGTTAATTCACATTGTTAGGAGCACCACCGCCTTTTGTTGCACAGAATATTTTTTTATGATGAATTTCTTGCAATTAAATAAAAAATGCGTTAAATTTGCCGCTAACTAATATAATTTTCATTTTAAATTTTAAAAATTATGTGTTACAAAAACAAAAACAAAACGCTGTTTCAATACAGCCAGGCGTTTGTTGGTAAATTAGCCAACACATTATTTATTTTTGCATATATGGGGGGGTATAAGTACCTTTTATATATGTTGTTATTTATTGGATTTATGGGTAGTAGCCCAACAGCAAAGGGGCAGCAAAATTTACATTGTCCGGGCATTGATATTACTTGGAGTAACGATGTTTTAAATGGCGGCACTTACACCAATCAAGATATTGGTGTTAATGGCACCTTAACCATAACGGGTATTGTTACGTTTAATAATTGCAATTTTAAAATGGCAACCGATGCGGTAATTAATATCATGGGGGCCGGAAGTAAGTTAATACTTAACAACTCTACCCTTTTTGCTTGCCACAATGATATGTGGCAAGGTATTCGGGCAAATATTTTTACTGCTTTAACAATGAATCAGTCAAATATTCACGATGCCGAAATTGCCGTATATGGCAAAAGCAACGCAGATTTAGAAATTGTTGGCAACATTTTCGACCATAATTATAAGCATATACGCTTAGAAAATTATAGCCAGCCCGCAATGGTTAATATCATAAGCAACCATTTTCAATCAACCTTAGTTCCTTTAGCAAAACATCCGGGCTTTGGCACTAAATACTTAATTTTTCCTCATACCGACAGCCCATTTACTACCCAACGAGTAGCTATTGGTATAGAATGCGATAATGTTGATAATGATATACTGATAGGTAGCAATCAGCTACTCAATATGAATTATTTCGACAATCTCGAAATTGGCATTTATGCAATTAATTCGCAGCTTATAATAAGATATAACCAATTCGACAATATATATCCGGATATAGTAAACGACCCCAATTTTGAAGTAAAAGCGGCTATTAAAGTAGAAGCCGATGACGGCAGTTTAGATTCGCGGGTCGAAATTGGTAGTTTATCCCACGAAAACTATTTTAACAACTGCTATAATGGCATTTATATAAGCCGCCCCGTTGATACTGAAATTATACTAAACAAATTTACAACTATAGCCAATAAAGCAATTACTTGTAGGAGTATTAATGGCAAAAATATAGCCATAACGCATAATAATATCATAGATGCAAAATTTGGCATATTTTTAAACAATACAGAACTAAGTACTGCATTAGTGCAATGCAATGGTATAGTTGGCAATAATTTGTGTTCGGGTGGTGCTATTGTTGGCATAGCCGATATTGGCATGTTAGAAAACGAACAACCACCGCAGCATCATATATATCATAATTATATAGACGATTACGCACAAGGTATTGTGTGTGTAAGTATAGACAACCTAAGTATATCACACAATGAAATTCATGTAAATTATTGCGAATCTGTTGCCCGTGCGGGTATAACGGTGGTTTCATCTATTTTACCTTATATATACCACAATGTAGTAATTGGAGATGGGCAGTCTGCCAACTTTTTAGCTTCGGCAGGGGTAAAAATAGTAAGTAATACAGGCGGATTTATAAAATCAAACTGGTTAGAGGGTTTAGGCGAAGGGTTTTCGGGGCAGGCAAATAATATGCAATGCGAAATTTTTAATAATATTCTTCACGAAAATGTCGTTGGATTTGGTTTGGGTAATGCAGGTATTGTAGGTATGCAAGGCAGTATTTTAAATGATATACCCTGCTATAATGAATGGACCAGTAATTCGTTGAGTGATTGTTACGCCTATAATTCTATCAATGGGAGTCTTTCGCCAATAATATGGCTTTCAACAATACCGCCTATAAATGCCTTTAACCCTAACCCGTCGCTTTTTGATGGAATAAGTAGTGCGATTACAACACCCTCTATCTCTATTCCAAGTATCCTGCCTATCCCATGGTTGCCAAATGATGACGCATGTTATATTGAGATAGACGGTTTTGCCCCAAACGATACGGTTAATATGGCTATTTGGGCTGATATATTACAAAACTACGCCGAACAAAAACAAAGCTACGAAGTATATGTAGAAGAACAAATATGGTGGGACAATTATAATAGTTATAGAATGATGCGCCGCTACCCCGAATTAACAACCAACAACGATATAATTAGTGCGTATTATGCCAAACTGCAACAAGAACCCATAGGCAAACTAACCGATTGGATGTATGATTTAGGCAATTATTTGGAAACAAGCGATAAAACCAATTTTGTAGAGACGTTAAAAGCATTTGAAACCAACCTTAACGCAATTACAACCACCAATTTGCAAGAGGGCAATTTGCAGCAACTATATACTATAATACTTAGCCAATTACAACAAACCACCGAGGGCGGTTATGGCACCAACACTATAGCCACGCTTGAAACCATGGCTAATTATTGCCCATTCGAAGGCGGACCAGCAACCTACCAAACTGCCGCTTTATTACATAAACCGCCAGTTTATTTTGATGATTGTAATTATAGTGGCAAAAAACAAACAGCACTTACCCAAAAGCCACAACTAACCATTAACCAATGGGGTGCTGCTATAGTGTTTAGAGCTACGCCACAAA encodes the following:
- a CDS encoding GNAT family N-acetyltransferase, translated to MIFCLGTAIFFGCQIAQVSTKQLLREGLTYPDALALLQQKNIDLVYIFADSPIFSASTVAGFSLSGYTLQLTGIRKTYAKQLSLQVLPSYTPVSKILPYQQATASKELTNLCQLCAPTSRFYFDPRLSRQKIVEMYAIWPQNALNLGKKIFVYQHEEQYLGMVCIALNENTNTYGSNELMSVSPKAQRQGIAQQLITYYEQWLLKQGITKVYTVTHQHNPATCALFEKNGYSLENKIWCYHAWRQQ
- a CDS encoding PQQ-dependent sugar dehydrogenase, which translates into the protein MRLIFTLFFVLLFSVKIKTQAQPTITLTEFASGLTTVVDITNCGDERLFAVQKGGKIKIVDLNGNVTATPFLDIDPKVKSNGNEQGLLGLAFHPDYATNGYLYVNYTRETDAATVVARYERDPNDPNKALPDSELILLVIDQPYSNHNGGCINFGPDGYLYIGMGDGGSGGDPDNYAQNPLEHLGKMLRIDVDNGNPYGIPASNPYYGQTDTLPEIWALGLRNPWRFSFDALLGDMWIGDVGQGNLEEVDYQPAASTGAINYGWRCKEGTATYNAGTCVGLGTLTDPVFEFSHANGNCSITGGFVYRGVQFGDMYGYYLVTDYCSGRFWALYPDGPNSFDSYDLGVFNTYQYVGLGEDIYGELYIAGHSSNKVYKISEANDCNPIARIISPGGVVCEGDYVYAQAGKGFTYTFYVNNVAQTPQSDPFYPVLQGINSYKVKVTNTNNCSNTSSAIFINGKDTPSPVISGPTEACLGVTATYSVENKAGFIYQWTVTGGTIVSGQGSSSIVVNWVSSNGTIDVVVTNP
- a CDS encoding T9SS type A sorting domain-containing protein, translated to MLLFIGFMGSSPTAKGQQNLHCPGIDITWSNDVLNGGTYTNQDIGVNGTLTITGIVTFNNCNFKMATDAVINIMGAGSKLILNNSTLFACHNDMWQGIRANIFTALTMNQSNIHDAEIAVYGKSNADLEIVGNIFDHNYKHIRLENYSQPAMVNIISNHFQSTLVPLAKHPGFGTKYLIFPHTDSPFTTQRVAIGIECDNVDNDILIGSNQLLNMNYFDNLEIGIYAINSQLIIRYNQFDNIYPDIVNDPNFEVKAAIKVEADDGSLDSRVEIGSLSHENYFNNCYNGIYISRPVDTEIILNKFTTIANKAITCRSINGKNIAITHNNIIDAKFGIFLNNTELSTALVQCNGIVGNNLCSGGAIVGIADIGMLENEQPPQHHIYHNYIDDYAQGIVCVSIDNLSISHNEIHVNYCESVARAGITVVSSILPYIYHNVVIGDGQSANFLASAGVKIVSNTGGFIKSNWLEGLGEGFSGQANNMQCEIFNNILHENVVGFGLGNAGIVGMQGSILNDIPCYNEWTSNSLSDCYAYNSINGSLSPIIWLSTIPPINAFNPNPSLFDGISSAITTPSISIPSILPIPWLPNDDACYIEIDGFAPNDTVNMAIWADILQNYAEQKQSYEVYVEEQIWWDNYNSYRMMRRYPELTTNNDIISAYYAKLQQEPIGKLTDWMYDLGNYLETSDKTNFVETLKAFETNLNAITTTNLQEGNLQQLYTIILSQLQQTTEGGYGTNTIATLETMANYCPFEGGPATYQTAALLHKPPVYFDDCNYSGKKQTALTQKPQLTINQWGAAIVFRATPQTPIEQITISAIDGRILYQTSPNNSMVVKNSLNAGMYVYIANLADGTIAKGKFIVH